Proteins encoded together in one Pseudomonas sp. ADAK13 window:
- a CDS encoding TetR/AcrR family transcriptional regulator: protein MVIKKTGIRAQQADQTRARILQAAVKVFTRDGYSGGRVESISREADSNDRMLYYYFGSKEHLFVCVLEHTYEQFNKAESKLKLDLSAPVQALQALVEFIWNYYVKHPEFVAILSIENLHKGKHAKQSGELRRLSGEAVGVLRPIIEAGQAQGLFREDVDIKHVYLMIASLCYFYNSNQHTLSSFLGEDLADKGQQQDWLGFISDLVLRGVR, encoded by the coding sequence ATGGTGATCAAGAAGACCGGTATCCGCGCCCAGCAGGCCGACCAGACCCGTGCGCGGATTCTCCAGGCGGCGGTCAAGGTCTTCACCCGCGACGGCTATTCCGGCGGGCGCGTCGAAAGCATTTCCCGGGAGGCCGACTCCAACGACCGCATGCTCTATTACTACTTCGGCAGCAAGGAACACCTGTTCGTGTGCGTGCTGGAACACACCTATGAACAGTTCAACAAGGCCGAAAGCAAACTCAAGCTCGACCTGAGTGCGCCGGTGCAAGCGTTGCAGGCGCTGGTGGAGTTTATCTGGAACTACTACGTCAAGCATCCCGAGTTTGTGGCGATTTTGAGTATCGAGAACCTGCACAAGGGCAAGCATGCCAAGCAGTCCGGCGAATTGCGCCGGCTGTCCGGGGAGGCGGTCGGGGTATTGCGGCCGATCATCGAAGCCGGCCAGGCACAGGGGCTGTTTCGCGAGGATGTGGACATCAAGCATGTGTACTTGATGATTGCTTCGTTGTGCTACTTCTACAACTCCAACCAGCACACCCTCAGTTCGTTTCTGGGGGAAGATCTGGCGGACAAGGGGCAGCAGCAGGATTGGCTGGGTTTTATCAGTGATCTGGTATTGCGTGGTGTACGGTAG
- the ggt gene encoding gamma-glutamyltransferase gives MKYQPFTRTLIATALVLTVSGVQAASQAPVAGENGMVVTAQHLATHVGVDVLKAGGNAVDAAVAVGYALAVVYPAAGNLGGGGFMTVQLADGRKTFLDFREKAPLAATADMYLDKDGNVVPDLSSKGHLAVGVPGTVSGMELALSKYGTLKRAQVIAPAIKLAEEGFALEQGDIDLLHTATDEFKKDKDLRGIFLHGGEPMLVGQKLVQKDLAKTLREISAKGTDGFYKGWVAKAIVDSSQSGKGIITQADLDKYKTRELAPVECDYRGYHVVSAPPPSSGGVVICEIMNILEGYPMADLGYHSAQGLHYQIEAMRHAYVDRNSYLGDPDFVQNPVDHLLDKDYAAKLRAAIDPQKAGISQDIKPGVSPHEGNNTTHYSIVDKWGNAVSVTYTLNDWFGAGVMASKTGVILNDEMDDFTSKIGVPNMYGLVQGEANAIAPGKTPLSSMSPTIVTKDGKAVMVVGTPGGSRIITATLLTILNVIDYKMNIQEAVDAPRFHQQWLPEATNIERFALSPDTQKILEGWGHKFAGPQDANHLAAILVGAPSLDGKPVGNNRFYGANDPRRNTGLSLGY, from the coding sequence ATGAAATACCAACCGTTTACCCGAACATTGATTGCCACGGCGCTGGTGCTGACCGTCAGTGGTGTACAGGCGGCCTCCCAGGCCCCGGTGGCTGGCGAAAATGGCATGGTGGTCACCGCGCAACACCTGGCCACCCATGTGGGCGTGGATGTGCTCAAGGCCGGTGGTAACGCCGTGGATGCAGCGGTGGCGGTGGGTTACGCCCTGGCGGTGGTGTACCCGGCGGCCGGCAACCTGGGCGGCGGCGGCTTCATGACCGTGCAACTGGCCGACGGGCGCAAGACCTTCCTCGACTTCCGCGAAAAAGCGCCGTTGGCAGCCACCGCCGACATGTACCTGGACAAGGACGGCAACGTCGTCCCGGACCTCAGCTCCAAAGGCCATCTGGCGGTCGGCGTCCCCGGCACCGTGTCGGGCATGGAACTGGCGCTGAGCAAATACGGCACCCTCAAGCGCGCCCAGGTGATCGCCCCGGCCATCAAGCTGGCTGAAGAGGGCTTTGCCCTGGAGCAGGGCGATATCGACCTGCTGCACACCGCCACCGACGAATTCAAGAAAGACAAAGACCTGCGCGGCATCTTCCTGCACGGCGGCGAACCCATGCTGGTAGGTCAGAAGCTGGTGCAGAAAGACCTGGCGAAAACCCTGCGGGAAATCTCCGCCAAGGGTACCGACGGTTTCTATAAGGGTTGGGTGGCCAAGGCGATTGTCGATTCGAGCCAGTCGGGCAAAGGCATCATCACCCAGGCCGACCTGGACAAGTACAAGACCCGCGAACTGGCGCCCGTGGAATGCGACTACCGCGGCTACCACGTGGTGTCTGCGCCACCACCGAGCTCAGGCGGCGTGGTCATCTGCGAGATCATGAACATCCTCGAAGGCTACCCGATGGCCGATCTTGGCTATCACTCGGCCCAGGGCTTGCACTACCAGATCGAGGCGATGCGCCACGCGTACGTCGACCGCAACAGCTACCTCGGCGACCCGGACTTCGTGCAAAACCCGGTCGACCATCTGCTGGACAAGGACTACGCCGCCAAACTGCGCGCTGCCATCGACCCGCAAAAGGCCGGCATCTCCCAGGACATCAAGCCGGGCGTGTCGCCTCACGAGGGCAATAACACCACTCACTACTCCATCGTCGACAAATGGGGCAACGCGGTCTCGGTGACCTACACCCTCAATGACTGGTTTGGGGCGGGCGTGATGGCCAGCAAGACCGGGGTGATCCTCAACGACGAAATGGACGACTTCACCTCCAAGATCGGCGTGCCGAACATGTACGGCCTGGTCCAGGGCGAAGCCAACGCCATCGCCCCGGGCAAGACGCCGCTGTCGTCCATGAGCCCGACCATCGTCACCAAGGATGGCAAGGCGGTGATGGTGGTGGGTACGCCGGGTGGCAGCCGCATCATCACGGCCACCTTGCTGACCATCCTCAATGTGATCGACTACAAGATGAACATTCAGGAAGCCGTGGACGCACCGCGTTTCCACCAGCAATGGTTGCCTGAGGCGACCAATATCGAGCGCTTTGCCCTGAGCCCCGATACCCAGAAAATCCTCGAAGGCTGGGGCCACAAGTTTGCCGGCCCGCAGGACGCCAACCACCTGGCGGCGATCCTGGTGGGCGCGCCGTCCCTGGATGGCAAGCCGGTCGGCAACAACCGCTTCTACGGGGCCAACGACCCACGGCGCAATACCGGGCTGTCGCTGGGCTACTGA
- a CDS encoding FAD-dependent oxidoreductase, translated as MNRSSSIAIVGGGPAGLTLARILVVNGFTVSVFERERGPLERPQGGTLDLHAESGQLALKRAGLEDAFRSIARYEDQGSRLMDKHARLLLEDPDPGAGDRPEVDRTALRQILLDSLPDDCVKWDASVNEIRQVGDARWTVHQGDSVHGPFDLIVGADGAWSKVRPLLSRYQPQYSGLTFIEFGIDDVDRRHPALAQLVGRGKLDVSGDARALVVQRNANAHLRGYGIFRVPTDWAARQLDWSSPQATRQSLLAQFEGWHPDILALLHAANERFLSRAIHALPVGHHWAHRAGLTLIGDAAHLMSPFGGEGVNAAMLDAAELARHLIENTSCSEAVQAYEAEMFERIEPIARDSAEAAATQLSHDDIALSLAHFLSHQGEHDGSTPQ; from the coding sequence ATGAACCGCTCATCAAGCATCGCCATTGTCGGTGGTGGCCCCGCCGGGCTGACCCTGGCACGGATTCTTGTGGTCAACGGTTTTACCGTCAGCGTATTCGAGCGTGAGCGCGGGCCGCTGGAACGCCCTCAGGGCGGCACCCTGGACCTGCACGCGGAATCCGGCCAGCTTGCGCTGAAACGCGCGGGCCTGGAGGACGCCTTCCGCAGCATCGCCCGCTATGAAGACCAGGGCTCACGCCTGATGGACAAGCACGCCCGCCTGCTGCTGGAAGACCCCGACCCGGGCGCCGGCGATCGCCCGGAAGTCGACCGCACCGCCTTGCGCCAGATCCTGCTGGACTCGCTGCCTGACGATTGTGTGAAGTGGGACGCCAGCGTCAACGAGATCCGTCAGGTGGGCGACGCACGCTGGACCGTGCATCAGGGCGACTCCGTCCACGGGCCGTTTGACCTGATCGTCGGCGCCGACGGTGCCTGGTCGAAAGTGCGCCCGTTGCTGTCGCGCTATCAGCCGCAGTACAGCGGACTGACGTTTATCGAGTTCGGGATTGATGATGTCGATCGCCGCCATCCCGCCCTCGCCCAACTGGTCGGCCGTGGCAAACTGGACGTTTCGGGTGATGCCAGGGCGCTGGTGGTGCAACGCAATGCCAACGCGCACCTGCGCGGCTATGGGATCTTTCGCGTTCCCACGGACTGGGCCGCCCGGCAGCTCGACTGGTCATCCCCGCAAGCGACCCGGCAATCGCTGCTCGCCCAGTTCGAAGGCTGGCACCCGGATATCCTGGCGCTGCTGCACGCCGCAAACGAGCGGTTCCTGTCCCGGGCAATTCATGCGCTCCCCGTCGGCCATCATTGGGCGCATCGCGCGGGCCTGACGTTGATCGGCGACGCGGCGCACCTGATGTCACCGTTTGGTGGCGAAGGCGTGAATGCCGCGATGCTCGACGCAGCGGAGCTGGCCCGGCACTTGATCGAAAACACCTCATGCTCCGAAGCGGTACAAGCCTACGAAGCCGAGATGTTTGAACGCATTGAGCCCATTGCCCGTGACAGCGCTGAAGCGGCTGCCACCCAGCTTTCCCATGATGATATCGCCCTCTCCCTGGCGCACTTTCTCAGCCACCAGGGAGAGCACGACGGATCGACGCCTCAGTAG
- a CDS encoding MarR family winged helix-turn-helix transcriptional regulator has translation MNDQSPAPHPMQQIGVAHRSFTRIYEGRLRELGFAVAQIPVLVALKHSEGLPQAELVRIVGVEQSSMAQLLARMERDGMIQRVPDPADKRSRLITLTDAARANFPMAREVLLQGTAQALEGFTEEEEQTLLALLLKLNANLERL, from the coding sequence ATGAATGATCAATCACCCGCTCCCCACCCGATGCAACAAATCGGCGTCGCCCACCGCAGTTTCACGCGGATTTACGAAGGCCGCCTGCGTGAGCTGGGCTTCGCCGTGGCGCAGATTCCGGTGCTGGTGGCACTCAAACACAGCGAGGGCCTGCCCCAGGCCGAACTGGTGCGCATCGTTGGGGTCGAGCAGTCGAGCATGGCGCAATTGCTCGCCCGCATGGAGCGCGACGGGATGATTCAACGGGTGCCGGACCCTGCGGATAAACGCAGCCGGTTGATTACCCTGACAGACGCTGCCCGAGCCAACTTTCCGATGGCCAGGGAAGTCCTGCTACAGGGCACCGCGCAGGCGCTGGAAGGGTTTACCGAGGAGGAGGAGCAGACGTTGCTGGCGTTGCTACTAAAGCTGAATGCCAACCTGGAGCGGCTGTAG
- a CDS encoding AAA family ATPase, giving the protein MKVVVLAGPESSGKSWLAAQLQAHFGGLMVGEYVRHFIDQHQRDTTLADIPDIARGQLAWEDAARAAQPALLILDTNLLTNKLWSQTLFGDCPAWLDSELLARHYDLHLLLSPEDVEWTADGQRCQPAFADRLAFFQASLEWLEQQHLPLQVIRGDWQARQAQAFAAVEQLLQPLQVGIQL; this is encoded by the coding sequence ATGAAAGTCGTGGTACTGGCCGGCCCGGAATCCAGTGGCAAAAGCTGGCTGGCCGCGCAGTTGCAGGCGCACTTTGGCGGGCTGATGGTGGGCGAATACGTGCGCCATTTCATCGACCAGCACCAGCGCGATACCACCCTGGCCGATATTCCGGACATCGCCCGTGGCCAACTGGCCTGGGAAGATGCCGCCCGTGCCGCACAGCCGGCGTTGCTCATCCTGGACACCAACCTGCTGACCAACAAGCTGTGGAGCCAGACCCTGTTCGGCGACTGCCCGGCATGGCTCGACAGCGAACTGCTGGCCCGCCACTACGACCTGCACCTGCTGCTGTCGCCTGAAGACGTGGAGTGGACCGCCGACGGGCAACGCTGCCAACCGGCGTTTGCCGATCGCCTGGCGTTTTTCCAGGCCAGCCTTGAGTGGCTGGAGCAGCAGCACCTGCCGCTGCAGGTGATCCGCGGTGACTGGCAAGCACGCCAGGCCCAGGCGTTTGCCGCCGTGGAGCAGCTGCTACAGCCGCTCCAGGTTGGCATTCAGCTTTAG
- the pnuC gene encoding nicotinamide riboside transporter PnuC has product MSGLELFAAALGVIAVWLTVKQNPWCWPIGLVMVLLYTWIFFDVKLYSDMLLQVIYAALQLYGWWQWTRAGEVRQGRQVTSLGLQPILQGLAVGALGSLLLGAAMAHWTDAAQPWLDAALTGFSLVAQMWMAQKRVQCWPLWITVDVIFVGLFLYKGLYLTAALYALFTVIAVQGWREWRADPALHA; this is encoded by the coding sequence ATGTCCGGGCTTGAACTGTTTGCCGCCGCCCTGGGGGTGATCGCTGTCTGGTTGACGGTTAAACAGAACCCGTGGTGCTGGCCCATCGGCCTGGTGATGGTGCTGCTGTACACCTGGATTTTTTTCGATGTGAAGCTCTACTCCGACATGCTGCTGCAAGTGATCTACGCCGCCCTGCAACTCTACGGCTGGTGGCAGTGGACCCGCGCCGGCGAGGTCAGGCAAGGCCGGCAGGTCACCAGCCTGGGGCTGCAACCGATCCTGCAAGGCCTGGCCGTGGGTGCCCTCGGCAGCCTGTTGCTGGGTGCGGCCATGGCCCACTGGACCGACGCCGCCCAACCCTGGCTGGACGCGGCCCTGACCGGCTTCAGCCTGGTGGCGCAAATGTGGATGGCACAAAAACGCGTGCAGTGCTGGCCGCTGTGGATCACCGTGGACGTGATCTTTGTCGGGCTGTTCCTCTACAAAGGCCTGTACCTGACCGCCGCGCTCTACGCCTTGTTCACCGTGATCGCGGTGCAGGGCTGGCGCGAATGGCGCGCCGACCCGGCGTTGCACGCATGA
- a CDS encoding methyl-accepting chemotaxis protein: MNSLRSMSISRRLWLILIVAVLMLLTLGLLMLKQIHDDLYQAKSEQTQRVVQTANGILTYYHSLETSGVLTREAAQKQALSVVRGLRYGKDDYFWINDLTPVMIMHAANPKLDGQNLSAIRDPDGFAVFNEFVILAKAKGAGMVNYRWPKPGADAPVAKTSYIQLFEPWGWIIGSGVYVDDVQGEFRGQVWKASMVGLVIAVIMALLVVLIARSIVRPLQQAVNAMANIASGESDLTRTLDTHGQDEVTQLSRHFNSFTAKLRQVVGQLQTCANALGQSSTELGSNASDAHDRSQQQSQQMELVATAINEVTYGVQDVARNAEHAASEMRDAQVQAEQGQLNIDGSLQRIDQLSTTISQAVEVIRTLSTESTQIGGVLEVIRSIADQTNLLALNAAIEAARAGEQGRGFAVVADEVRLLAQRTQKSTAEIQSMIERLQGHSEAAVKVISDSHQASQLTIEQAGQAGASLTAIGQALRNLNGLNASIASATLQQAHVVEDINQNVTQAAGLSHSTALAAEQSSVASAHLKGLSEQLDGLLRQFKV, translated from the coding sequence ATGAACAGTTTGCGCAGTATGTCGATCAGCCGGCGCCTCTGGCTGATCCTGATCGTCGCCGTGTTGATGCTGCTAACCCTCGGCCTGCTTATGCTCAAGCAGATTCATGACGACCTTTACCAGGCCAAGAGTGAGCAGACCCAGCGCGTGGTTCAGACCGCCAACGGGATCCTGACGTATTATCACAGCCTCGAAACCAGCGGCGTCCTGACCCGCGAAGCGGCCCAGAAGCAAGCCTTGAGCGTGGTCCGCGGCCTGCGCTACGGCAAGGATGATTACTTCTGGATCAACGACCTCACGCCCGTGATGATCATGCACGCGGCCAACCCCAAACTGGATGGGCAGAACCTGTCGGCGATTCGCGACCCGGACGGTTTTGCGGTGTTCAACGAGTTCGTGATCCTGGCCAAGGCCAAGGGCGCCGGGATGGTGAACTACCGCTGGCCCAAACCCGGGGCCGATGCGCCGGTGGCCAAGACCTCGTATATCCAGCTGTTTGAACCCTGGGGCTGGATCATTGGTTCCGGCGTGTATGTCGATGACGTGCAGGGCGAGTTCCGGGGCCAGGTGTGGAAGGCCTCGATGGTGGGCCTGGTGATTGCCGTGATCATGGCGCTGCTGGTGGTGTTGATTGCCCGCAGCATAGTGCGCCCGTTGCAACAAGCGGTGAACGCCATGGCCAATATCGCCAGCGGCGAAAGCGACCTGACCCGCACCCTCGACACCCACGGCCAGGACGAAGTCACCCAACTGTCCCGGCACTTCAACAGTTTTACCGCCAAGCTGCGGCAGGTGGTCGGCCAGTTGCAGACCTGTGCCAATGCACTGGGCCAGTCGTCCACCGAGTTGGGCAGCAATGCCAGCGACGCCCATGACCGCAGCCAGCAGCAATCCCAGCAGATGGAGCTGGTGGCAACGGCGATCAACGAAGTCACCTACGGCGTGCAGGACGTGGCCAGGAATGCCGAGCACGCCGCCAGCGAAATGCGTGACGCCCAGGTACAGGCCGAACAAGGCCAGCTCAATATCGACGGCAGCCTGCAACGAATCGACCAGCTCTCCACCACCATCAGCCAGGCCGTGGAAGTGATCCGCACCCTGTCGACGGAAAGCACGCAGATTGGCGGCGTGCTGGAAGTGATCCGCTCCATCGCCGACCAGACCAACCTGCTGGCCCTGAATGCTGCGATCGAGGCCGCGCGCGCCGGGGAGCAAGGGCGGGGCTTTGCGGTGGTGGCCGATGAAGTAAGGCTGCTGGCCCAGCGCACGCAAAAATCCACGGCTGAAATCCAGAGCATGATCGAGCGCCTGCAAGGCCACTCGGAAGCGGCGGTCAAGGTGATCAGCGACAGCCACCAGGCGTCGCAACTGACCATCGAACAAGCGGGCCAGGCCGGCGCGAGCCTGACCGCCATCGGCCAGGCGCTGCGCAATCTCAATGGGCTGAATGCGTCGATTGCCAGCGCTACGTTGCAGCAGGCGCATGTGGTGGAGGACATCAACCAGAACGTCACCCAGGCGGCCGGGTTGTCCCACAGCACGGCGTTGGCGGCAGAGCAGTCCAGCGTGGCGAGTGCACACTTGAAAGGCTTGAGCGAACAACTCGACGGGCTTCTGCGCCAGTTCAAGGTCTGA
- a CDS encoding undecaprenyl-diphosphate phosphatase gives MDLWTAAQALILGVVEGLTEFLPISSTGHQIIVADLINFGGERFEAFNIIIQLGAILAVVWEFRRKILDVVIGLPTQRNAQRFTINLIIAVLPAVVLGVIFADLIKHYLFNPITVATALVIGGIIMLWAERRQHEVHAETVDQITWKDAVKVGFAQCLAMIPGTSRSGATIIGGLLFGLSRKTATEFSFFLAMPTMVGAAVYSGYKYRHLFQPDDLPVFAIGFVTSFIFAMIAVKALLKFIASHSYAAFAWYRIAFGLVILATWQFGWIDWSAVKP, from the coding sequence ATGGATCTTTGGACCGCCGCTCAGGCGCTGATACTCGGGGTTGTAGAAGGGCTGACGGAGTTTTTGCCGATCTCCAGTACCGGGCACCAGATCATCGTCGCCGACTTGATCAACTTCGGTGGCGAGCGCTTTGAAGCGTTCAACATCATCATCCAGCTGGGCGCGATCCTGGCGGTGGTGTGGGAGTTTCGACGCAAGATCCTCGACGTGGTGATCGGCTTGCCGACCCAGCGCAACGCCCAGCGCTTCACGATCAACCTGATCATCGCGGTATTGCCCGCCGTCGTGCTGGGGGTAATTTTTGCCGACCTGATCAAACACTACCTGTTTAACCCGATCACCGTGGCCACGGCGCTGGTGATCGGCGGCATCATCATGTTGTGGGCCGAGCGTCGCCAACATGAAGTGCACGCCGAAACCGTCGATCAGATTACCTGGAAGGACGCCGTCAAAGTCGGTTTCGCCCAGTGCCTGGCGATGATCCCGGGCACCTCGCGTTCCGGCGCCACCATCATTGGCGGCCTGCTGTTCGGCCTTTCACGCAAGACCGCCACCGAGTTCTCGTTCTTCCTGGCGATGCCGACCATGGTCGGTGCGGCGGTGTATTCGGGCTACAAGTACCGTCACCTGTTTCAGCCGGATGACTTGCCGGTGTTTGCCATCGGGTTTGTCACCTCGTTCATCTTCGCGATGATCGCGGTCAAGGCGCTGCTCAAGTTCATCGCCAGCCACAGCTACGCGGCGTTTGCCTGGTACCGGATCGCCTTCGGCCTGGTGATCCTGGCGACCTGGCAGTTCGGCTGGATCGACTGGTCGGCCGTCAAGCCATGA
- a CDS encoding DUF1294 domain-containing protein produces MSIQHPRLKALVFALVCAAPLLGSALLWYRGVSMVPLVAYGVVSVVAFLLYWRDKRKAREDSWRTPENILHAVELAGGWPGALIAQQVFRHKTRKVSYQVAFWLIVLLHEVFWIDQLFLGGTLLSIF; encoded by the coding sequence ATGAGCATCCAGCATCCGCGCCTCAAGGCGTTGGTGTTTGCACTGGTGTGCGCCGCGCCGCTGTTGGGCTCGGCGCTGCTGTGGTATCGCGGGGTTTCGATGGTCCCGCTGGTGGCGTATGGCGTGGTCAGCGTGGTGGCGTTCTTGCTGTACTGGCGCGACAAGCGCAAGGCCCGCGAAGACAGCTGGCGCACCCCGGAAAACATCCTGCACGCCGTTGAGCTGGCAGGCGGTTGGCCGGGCGCGCTGATCGCCCAACAGGTGTTCCGCCACAAGACGCGCAAGGTGTCTTATCAGGTGGCGTTCTGGCTGATTGTATTGCTGCACGAGGTGTTCTGGATTGACCAGTTGTTCCTCGGCGGCACGCTACTCTCGATCTTCTAG
- a CDS encoding MmcQ/YjbR family DNA-binding protein: MRMTEDQVAEFCLGLPGAREDYKWGGVRVFSIAGNKMFALQNLRGDSLAFKVDKELFLGHVDRPGIHPAPYLARAQWIIMETPYPLGAEELRGLLQRSHQLVVSKLPKRTQIGLLLEDRE; encoded by the coding sequence ATGAGAATGACCGAAGACCAAGTCGCCGAGTTTTGCCTGGGGTTGCCCGGTGCGCGGGAGGATTACAAATGGGGCGGCGTGCGGGTGTTCTCGATTGCCGGCAACAAGATGTTCGCCTTGCAGAACCTGCGGGGTGATTCGCTGGCCTTCAAGGTCGACAAGGAGCTGTTCCTGGGCCATGTAGACCGCCCGGGCATCCATCCGGCGCCGTACCTGGCGCGGGCCCAATGGATCATCATGGAAACGCCCTACCCGCTGGGCGCTGAAGAACTGCGTGGCTTGTTGCAGCGTTCCCACCAGTTGGTGGTGAGCAAGCTGCCCAAGCGCACGCAGATTGGTTTGCTGCTAGAAGATCGAGAGTAG
- a CDS encoding LysR substrate-binding domain-containing protein yields MQDLNDLYYFAKVVEAGGFAAAGRLLGIPKSRLSRRIAELEERLGARLLQRTTRQLTLTAVGERYLRHCQAMLLEAEMADEAVASMSSEPRGRLRVSSPVGLAHQFLQTVVAEFLSANPLVQLEMNLVNRRVDLVAEGIDVALRVRELGDEDPLLVTKRLRQAQTAIVASPAFVRDRQITTLEDLKQLPVLGALEADRMVHFRMLSPEGISHDLVMEARLGIDDFLVRKACALASLGFTVLPMMYCEEELANGQLVQLLPEWSLPGGWLQAVYPHRRGVLPAVRAWIDHLDNAFKGCGDRLL; encoded by the coding sequence ATGCAAGATCTGAATGACCTCTACTATTTCGCCAAAGTAGTGGAAGCCGGCGGTTTCGCCGCCGCCGGGCGGCTGCTAGGGATTCCCAAGTCACGGCTGTCGCGGCGCATCGCCGAGCTGGAAGAGCGCCTCGGCGCACGTTTGCTGCAACGCACCACCCGCCAGTTGACCCTGACCGCCGTAGGCGAACGTTACCTGCGCCACTGCCAGGCAATGCTGCTGGAAGCGGAAATGGCCGATGAGGCCGTGGCCAGCATGTCCAGCGAGCCCCGTGGCCGGTTGCGGGTCAGCAGCCCGGTGGGCCTGGCTCACCAGTTCCTGCAAACCGTGGTGGCAGAGTTTCTCAGCGCCAACCCGCTGGTGCAGTTGGAGATGAACCTGGTCAACCGTCGCGTTGACCTGGTAGCCGAAGGCATCGATGTGGCCCTGCGCGTGCGCGAGCTCGGGGACGAAGACCCGTTGCTGGTGACCAAGCGCCTGCGCCAGGCACAGACCGCCATTGTCGCCAGCCCCGCCTTTGTGCGTGACCGGCAGATCACCACCCTGGAAGACCTCAAGCAACTGCCGGTGCTGGGTGCCCTGGAGGCAGACCGCATGGTGCACTTCCGCATGCTGAGCCCGGAAGGCATTAGCCACGACCTGGTCATGGAAGCACGGCTGGGCATCGACGACTTCCTGGTACGCAAGGCCTGCGCCCTCGCCAGCCTGGGGTTTACGGTGTTGCCGATGATGTATTGCGAGGAGGAGTTGGCCAACGGCCAGTTGGTGCAGCTCTTGCCGGAATGGTCCTTGCCGGGCGGCTGGTTGCAGGCGGTTTACCCGCACCGGCGTGGCGTGCTGCCCGCCGTGCGGGCCTGGATCGACCACCTGGATAACGCCTTCAAAGGCTGCGGAGACCGTTTGCTATGA
- a CDS encoding AraC family transcriptional regulator, which produces MSLEHPRTRRIIELMGRLAPVEGYNLTPLDDVRFLRSNRPLTRIPVLYDPGIVIVCQGRKRGYLGEDIYVYDAQHYLVVSVPVPFTMETEASEAEPMLAVYLRLDFNLAAELMLELDELAPSPEARPKGMYSSPMDDKLSESLLRFLEVMSVPVEARVLGPTLMREIYYRIITGEQGGSMRAALNRQGQFGKVARAIRKIHACYEQRLDVEELAKEAMMSVPSFHAHFRTVTDTSPMQYLKSTRLHQARLLMLRSDITAATACIKVGYESASQFSREFKRFFGRTPLEEIDWMKRTYALPAPTSASIYVSSH; this is translated from the coding sequence ATGAGTCTTGAGCACCCGCGCACCCGCAGAATCATCGAGTTGATGGGGCGGTTGGCGCCCGTTGAGGGCTACAACCTGACGCCGCTGGATGACGTGCGCTTCCTGCGCTCCAACCGGCCGTTGACGCGGATTCCGGTGCTTTACGACCCGGGTATCGTGATCGTGTGCCAGGGCCGCAAGCGCGGTTACCTGGGAGAAGACATCTATGTCTACGACGCCCAGCACTACCTGGTGGTGTCGGTGCCGGTGCCGTTCACCATGGAAACCGAGGCCAGCGAAGCAGAGCCGATGCTGGCGGTTTACCTGCGCCTGGATTTCAACCTGGCTGCCGAGCTGATGCTGGAACTGGATGAGTTGGCCCCGTCGCCCGAAGCCAGGCCCAAGGGCATGTACTCCTCGCCGATGGATGACAAGCTCAGTGAGTCATTGTTGCGCTTTCTGGAAGTGATGAGTGTGCCGGTGGAAGCGCGCGTGCTGGGGCCGACCCTGATGCGGGAAATCTACTACCGCATCATCACGGGCGAGCAGGGCGGTTCGATGCGTGCAGCGCTGAATCGCCAGGGCCAGTTTGGCAAGGTGGCCCGGGCGATTCGCAAGATTCATGCGTGTTACGAACAACGCCTGGACGTGGAAGAGCTGGCGAAAGAAGCCATGATGAGCGTGCCGAGTTTTCATGCGCACTTTCGTACGGTGACCGACACCTCGCCCATGCAGTACTTGAAGTCGACACGCTTGCATCAGGCGCGACTGCTGATGCTGAGGAGTGATATCACCGCCGCCACGGCCTGCATCAAGGTCGGTTACGAGAGCGCCTCGCAGTTCAGCCGTGAGTTCAAGCGGTTTTTTGGTCGCACCCCCCTTGAAGAGATTGACTGGATGAAGCGTACCTACGCGTTGCCGGCGCCCACGAGCGCGTCCATCTACGTCTCTTCACATTAA